In Leifsonia sp. AK011, the genomic stretch GGTCGATCCGGTGTTCTCAGGCAATAGTCCTAGCCGCCACTCGTGCTGAGCTCGGCCTCGACCAGTTCAGCCTGGTGCGTCTCCTGCAGCTCCCGGCTGTCGAGCCAGCCCTGCGGCAGCGAGGGGTTCTTGGGGGTACCCGCGCGACCGCGTTGGCCCTCGGCATCCGCGCCCGGGTATGGCTGGTCGGCATCGAGCTGGGCGAGCAGGTCATCGAGCTCCTGCAGCGAACGAACCGTGGCAAGACTTGCGCGAAGTTCGCCGCCGACCGAATAGCCCTTGAAGTACCAGGCGACGTGCTTGCGGATGTCACGGCACGCGCGATCCTCCTCGCCGAAGAACTCCACGAGGAGCTCGGCGTGACGCCGGAACGCGTCGGCGACGAAGCCCAGGTTCGGCTCGTGCTTCACCCGATCCCCTGTGAACGCAGCGGCGAGGTCCCCGAAGAGCCACGGACGACCGAGGCAGCCGCGGCCGACGACAACCCCGTCGCATCCGGTCTCGTCAACCATGCGCAGCGCGTCATCGGCGCTCCAGATGTCGCCGTTGCCGAGGATCGGCGTGTTCGTGATCGTGTTCTTGAGCTTCTCGATGGCCGACCAGTCGGCGGTGCCGGAGTAGAACTCGGCCGCCGTGCGGGCATGGAGGGCGATGCTCGCCACCCCGGCGCCCTCAGCAGCCTTCGCGGCCTCGATGTACGTGAGGTGGTCGGAGTCGATGCCCTTGCGCATCTTCACGGTCAGCGGGATGTCACCTGCCGCTGCCACGGCACGCTCGACGATCTCGCGGAACAACCCGAGCTTCCACGGTAGGGCAGCTCCCCCGCCCTTGCGCGTGACCTTGGGCACGGGACAGCCGAAGTTGAGGTCGATGTGGTCGGCGCGGTCCTCGGCGACGAGCATCGTCACCGCCTCGGCGACGGTCTTGGGGTCGACACCGTAGAGCTGGATGCTGCGTGTCGTCTCCGACTCGTGGTGCGTGATCAACCGCATGCTCTCGGGTGTGCGCTCCACGAGAGCGCGACTCGTGATCATCTCGGACACGTAGAGGCCCGCACCGTACTCGCGGCAGAGGCGACGGAATGCCGTGTTGGTGATGCCCGCCATGGGTGCGAGCACGACGGGAACGTCGAGCTCGAGGGGGCCGATGCGCAAAGGTGCGGCCGTGGCTGGGAGAATGGTCACGTGACGATTCTCCCAGAAGATGACAGTGACACCACCGGGCGGGCCCGGGTGGCGCGGGATGCGGCAGCGCGCGGCATTCCCATCGAGATCATCGAGCGGCCCGCGGCATCCTCTCTCGAGGAGGCTGCGGCCATCCTCGGCGTCGACCCGAGCGTGATCGTCAAGTCGCTCGTGGTCAAGCGCCACGACGGCAGCTTTCTCTTCGCACTCGTGCCGGGAGACCGGCAGATCTCATGGGCGAAGCTCCGCGCGGTTGTCGGTGTGAACAAGCTGCAGCTGCCGGATGCCTCTCTCGCGCTCGAGGCGACGGGCTACGAGCGCGGCACGATCACACCCTTCGGCAGCACCACCGCGTGGCCCGTCTTCGCCGACGAGCGCATCGCTGGCCAGCGGATCGCCATGGGTGCTGGTGAGCACGGCTACAGCGCGTGGGTGCAGGCGGACGATCTCGTCGCCGGATTCGATGCGACGCTCGCGGACATCAGCGACTGATGGCCCTCGACAACCATCCCCACGTCTTCCGCTTCGAGGGGCGGCTCTGGGTCAGCCCTGAACCACGCGAGATCGCGCAGGACGCGTTCGCGGCGCAGCGACGGTGGGATGCCGGGCAACTCCGCTCACAGCACTGGACGCTCGCTCTCGCGCTCGGTGCCGTAGCGGGAACCGCCGCAACGCTGGGTCTCGGAACCCTCGCCGGACTGCCCCCCGTGTTCTACCTGATCCTGCTGCCGATCGGCTTCGGAGTTGGCGCTGTGATCGGCGCCAGGGTGAACAGACGCATTCTCGGATCGCGTCTCACGGACGTACCCACGACACCGCGCCCGGAGACACCCACCCTCACGCGGATCCCGTCAGCGATGGCGAAGTACGTGGACGACTCGACGCCGGTGTCGGACCTCATCAGCTGGTCGGAGCAGGGTTTCGTTCCGAAGGACGAACGAATCCCCAGGTAGCGTCGACCCGCGTCAGACCGCGTCCTCGTCCAGACGACGGTTCACGACCGCCTGCTCGTGGTGATCGGGAATCTCACAGAAATCGCCTTCGCACACCGCCCCGACTCCACCGAGGAGTTGCAGGCCGGAGGCGACTGCGGGTTGCACCTCGACTTCCGCGACGCTGGGGCTCACCGTTGCTACCGCCTCGCTCATTCGGAACCCTTCTCGCGTCGGACCTCTTCGAGCACGTTAGCGAACGTGCTCGCGTCCTGGGCACCGGACACCCCGTACTTGCCGTCGAAGACGAAGAACGGGACACCCTGGATGCCGTACTCGCGCGCCTGCGCCATGTCCGCCTTCACGTCCGCGAGGAATCGGTGGCTTTCGAGCGCCTCCGTCACCTCGTCGCGGTCGAAGCCGAGCTCACCGGCGATCTGCACAAGATCCTCGATGCGCCCCACGTGCTCGCCATTGATGAAGTAGGCCTTCAGGAGGCGTTCCTTCACCTCGAGTTGGCGTCCCTTCGACTTGGCGAAGTGGAGCAGCTCGTGGGCGATCACCGTGTTGGTCTGGTGGATGTGGTCGTAGTCATATTCCAGCCCGACCTCTGAGGCGATGCCGGTGACCCTGTCGATCATCTGCCTGGCCTGTGCGCGGTCGATTCCCTTACGGTCGCTGAGGTAGTCCACGGGGGTGCCGTCGTAGTCGACGGGGGTGTCGGGGGCGAGCTCGAACGAGTGGTACTCGACCTCGACATCCCCGTCGAACCGGGAGACGGCGTCCTCGAACTTGCGCTTTCCGATGTAGCACCAGGGGCACTGCACGTCTGACCAGATGTCAACCTTGATTGTTTCACTCACGATCGGTTCAACGGCCTGGTAGCGGAGCTATTCCCGGGCTGCACCTGCTAGCGCAGTCGGCTCGCCCTTCTCGCGGCGAGGAGAGCGACGAGCAGTGCGACGACCCCCGCCCCGAGCATCCCGCCGGCGAGCCCGGCAGCAGGCCACAGCGGCAGCCCGGTGAGGGCGAGCGAACCGAGCTGCACCTCGGTCGTTTCGGAGCGGATGCCGCATCGACCGACGTGGAGCGGGTTGCCGTGCTTGTCGTAGAGGGTCTCGACCCAGAAGTAGGTGCCCGGTCGGTCGAACGTGGTCGCCTCGGACCGATAGGTGCCCTGGCCGTGGACGGCGACCTCATCCGACGTGAATACGAGCGTCGAGTCGTCACAGAGCGGTCCATCCTCGATGCCGTGCTGGGCGTAGGCGCGGAAGACGAGGGTCATGCCCGCGGGCGTGT encodes the following:
- a CDS encoding aminoacyl-tRNA deacylase; this translates as MTILPEDDSDTTGRARVARDAAARGIPIEIIERPAASSLEEAAAILGVDPSVIVKSLVVKRHDGSFLFALVPGDRQISWAKLRAVVGVNKLQLPDASLALEATGYERGTITPFGSTTAWPVFADERIAGQRIAMGAGEHGYSAWVQADDLVAGFDATLADISD
- the dusB gene encoding tRNA dihydrouridine synthase DusB; protein product: MTILPATAAPLRIGPLELDVPVVLAPMAGITNTAFRRLCREYGAGLYVSEMITSRALVERTPESMRLITHHESETTRSIQLYGVDPKTVAEAVTMLVAEDRADHIDLNFGCPVPKVTRKGGGAALPWKLGLFREIVERAVAAAGDIPLTVKMRKGIDSDHLTYIEAAKAAEGAGVASIALHARTAAEFYSGTADWSAIEKLKNTITNTPILGNGDIWSADDALRMVDETGCDGVVVGRGCLGRPWLFGDLAAAFTGDRVKHEPNLGFVADAFRRHAELLVEFFGEEDRACRDIRKHVAWYFKGYSVGGELRASLATVRSLQELDDLLAQLDADQPYPGADAEGQRGRAGTPKNPSLPQGWLDSRELQETHQAELVEAELSTSGG
- a CDS encoding DsbA family protein, with translation MSETIKVDIWSDVQCPWCYIGKRKFEDAVSRFDGDVEVEYHSFELAPDTPVDYDGTPVDYLSDRKGIDRAQARQMIDRVTGIASEVGLEYDYDHIHQTNTVIAHELLHFAKSKGRQLEVKERLLKAYFINGEHVGRIEDLVQIAGELGFDRDEVTEALESHRFLADVKADMAQAREYGIQGVPFFVFDGKYGVSGAQDASTFANVLEEVRREKGSE